The following coding sequences are from one Arthrobacter sp. PvP023 window:
- a CDS encoding VOC family protein, which produces MTTRDTRTAGAPCRVDTFQPDPRAAMEFYGPLFGWSFDDPAPMPAGLEGNYYAARLHGRLVSGIGQAPALSRPTWNTHVRVDDVGPALARAEHAGGSLVAGPFGGGAAGSLAVVADATGVPFCLWQAGRSDDAVLADEPNTWAMSSLHTTDVGKAQAFYGTMFNWELEPVPDAPFALWRRSGQVVAVVTATDGVAVPPHWSVNFAVRDADSVARHAEELGGSILMAPMNTPGFRNAVIGDPQGGFIAVSAPAS; this is translated from the coding sequence ATGACAACCCGTGATACCCGTACGGCCGGCGCGCCGTGCCGGGTCGATACTTTCCAGCCGGATCCCCGGGCGGCCATGGAGTTCTACGGCCCGCTCTTCGGCTGGAGTTTTGACGATCCCGCCCCTATGCCGGCCGGTCTCGAGGGCAACTACTATGCTGCCCGCCTTCACGGGCGGCTGGTTTCCGGGATCGGCCAGGCTCCGGCGCTGTCCCGGCCCACGTGGAACACCCACGTACGCGTCGACGACGTCGGTCCGGCGCTCGCCCGTGCCGAGCACGCCGGAGGTAGCCTCGTCGCAGGACCGTTTGGTGGCGGCGCAGCTGGCAGTCTGGCTGTGGTCGCAGACGCCACGGGAGTTCCGTTCTGCCTGTGGCAGGCCGGCAGGAGCGACGACGCCGTGCTGGCCGATGAGCCGAACACCTGGGCGATGAGCTCGCTGCACACCACCGACGTCGGGAAAGCGCAGGCGTTCTACGGCACCATGTTCAACTGGGAACTCGAACCGGTGCCGGATGCCCCCTTTGCGCTGTGGCGCCGCTCAGGCCAGGTGGTTGCCGTCGTCACCGCGACTGACGGCGTCGCCGTTCCGCCCCACTGGAGCGTCAATTTCGCCGTCAGGGACGCGGATTCCGTCGCCCGGCACGCGGAAGAGCTGGGCGGCAGCATCCTGATGGCGCCGATGAACACGCCGGGATTCCGCAACGCGGTAATCGGCGACCCCCAGGGCGGCTTTATCGCGGTCAGCGCTCCTGCGAGTTGA